DNA sequence from the Fibrobacter sp. UWB11 genome:
GCAATAAAACGCAGGACGCGCACGCGAAATTCGCAAGAAACGCGCAAAGATTTGAAAAGGTAGTCTAAGGACTACCTTTTTTTTGTTACAGGCTCATTTATTTGACGCTTTTTCCTGCATCGCTTTGGCTTCCTGAATCTTTTCTTCAGGAATTCCAAGTTGGCGCATAACATCCAAAGCATTGTCGAAACCCTTTTCGAGTCCTTTTTCAAGACTAGCTTTTTCAGCGGCACGGCGAGCATCCCCGGCGCTTACAAAGCCCATCCTCTGTCCGATACTTTTCCATGCCATCTGAAGATCCTCCACGGTACTTTCGTCAATATACTCTCCCAAATATAATATGATTTTTTCGATAAGGGTAGCCTGCTCGTCGCTAGGCATTTTTCGAAGTATAGTTTCGACATTCGGGATAGCCGCCTTAAAACCTTCAGGGCTGAAAGCGTACTTCATCGCCATCACCCCGACTGCCGCCGCAGGGGATTCGGATTCAACACAGGCAATATCATCAGCTGCGGCAAGATTCACAAGCACGCACTCAAAAGGAAGTTCGTTCCCCTGAAATTTAGCACGCGCCTTTTTGCGAAATTCCGCCAAAGGATCCCATCCGGTAGGGCCGTTGTAGATGATAATCGCCTTTGTCGGAATCCAGCTGAACACTTCGTCTTCGTGATCCATGATGACCCGAAGAGCGTAACGTCCGACTTGATTGAGTACGCTTTTCTCCTGTTTGGACTTGTGTTCCAAAAGGATGCCGACATTGATTTCGCCGCCGCCCGAAAGATGAGCCTTGAACGCGATGTCAGCTTCGCCGCGTTCGCCAACTTCGCTGTAAGTGTCCGGCAGACGCACAAGCGAATCCAAGTCCACTTCGGCAAGGACTCTGTCGAGATTGCCGTTGTCCTTGCGGCAAATGTTCAGCAACGCCTTGGCATTTTTGGGAACGCTATAGACATAACGGAAAAATCCGTCGTGGTCGCGCGACCGCATTTTATCTTGACTCATTTAGCCTCCTGATTCTGAAAAAAGAAAAACATCCGATTTTTTCGGATGCCTGAGGCCATTTCAAGGGTCATGCAGTAATGTACCAATAATTGAATATAGTGGCAAGTGGCAATTTGTAACTTTACTGTAAAATAAATTACAGTCCCAATCTGCGTCCTTGATGGTCATCTTTGTTGGCAATTTCTTCGAGCATGTTCTGCATAATCAGTTCTCGCGTGCGCAAGTCAGCGGGAACGTAGACAAGTTTACGGCGAACATTCTGAAAATCGCTAATGGACACATTATCGCAAGCAAGAACTTCTCTTGGGCATTTATCCCCAAAAAACGATGTCCATGTTTTCGAGACCTGCTTAGAGTCCATATAGTCAAACGACAGCTTCAGTTGAAAACGCCGACGGATAGCCCAATCCAAAACATTCTCGTAATTCGTCGCCG
Encoded proteins:
- a CDS encoding Rpn family recombination-promoting nuclease/putative transposase; amino-acid sequence: MSQDKMRSRDHDGFFRYVYSVPKNAKALLNICRKDNGNLDRVLAEVDLDSLVRLPDTYSEVGERGEADIAFKAHLSGGGEINVGILLEHKSKQEKSVLNQVGRYALRVIMDHEDEVFSWIPTKAIIIYNGPTGWDPLAEFRKKARAKFQGNELPFECVLVNLAAADDIACVESESPAAAVGVMAMKYAFSPEGFKAAIPNVETILRKMPSDEQATLIEKIILYLGEYIDESTVEDLQMAWKSIGQRMGFVSAGDARRAAEKASLEKGLEKGFDNALDVMRQLGIPEEKIQEAKAMQEKASNK